A genomic window from Elusimicrobiaceae bacterium includes:
- a CDS encoding phospholipid carrier-dependent glycosyltransferase — protein MNPFQQIAPILNVCILTAFAAALYSARREISKDTGAIRRDEWLAVTLALAAAITMQSFCELKHLVYIDEFWYLEAGKNILRYGMAPGFGKSIGWPVLVTFSYIFGGISNYAPIALNLLFGAALVPLVYLSARALSRDHVIAAVASFTLALLPYRAVWSATAETAVSALFFILCGVYLSLLYYRSGSSRAMLAAAASIAAAAQIRPECLMFLGLFWFGRRILSAPGGRKDTLLFYAALLTAAAINLPNFSIFAAFQSSTNWLETDSFGQIKGASISLKNLWFNTKRWAPKFFDLSLHGGLFTALYLSGAAIAFKRARRELAFAAFWAGMLYCFYFSTWFHVYGTTTELFPKTKLFLFFYPALGILAGYAVSYLLKTGRAGTRSALILAVCALGWNAAYIPRAGFKDAARALETGLLANLPETTPESCMIITNAPVMVNASGFFRTAYAPHFTADDGYAANLLAGESCLLYLDDITNDLGVKEFNEADRSIKAKYRLRERVNFSLRGKTYRLLTVIKPAAQPRPKI, from the coding sequence ATGAACCCTTTTCAGCAGATCGCGCCGATACTGAATGTCTGCATACTGACCGCTTTTGCGGCGGCTCTTTACAGCGCGCGCCGCGAAATCAGCAAAGACACCGGCGCCATCCGGCGGGACGAATGGCTCGCCGTCACCCTCGCGCTGGCGGCGGCGATAACAATGCAGTCTTTCTGCGAACTGAAGCATCTGGTCTATATTGACGAGTTCTGGTACCTCGAAGCCGGCAAGAACATTCTGCGGTACGGAATGGCGCCCGGATTCGGCAAATCCATCGGCTGGCCGGTGCTGGTGACGTTCAGCTACATTTTCGGCGGGATAAGCAATTACGCGCCGATCGCGCTGAACCTGCTGTTTGGCGCGGCGCTCGTGCCGCTGGTTTATCTGTCCGCGCGCGCATTGTCGCGCGATCATGTCATCGCCGCGGTGGCCTCTTTCACGCTGGCGCTGCTGCCCTACCGGGCGGTCTGGTCGGCTACGGCGGAGACGGCGGTTTCCGCGCTGTTTTTCATACTGTGCGGGGTGTATCTGTCTTTGCTGTATTACCGCTCGGGCTCAAGCCGCGCAATGCTGGCGGCGGCGGCGAGCATAGCGGCGGCGGCGCAGATCCGCCCGGAATGCCTGATGTTCCTCGGCCTGTTCTGGTTCGGCCGGCGGATTCTCTCCGCGCCCGGCGGCAGAAAGGACACGCTGCTGTTTTACGCGGCGTTATTGACGGCTGCGGCAATCAATCTGCCCAATTTTTCGATTTTCGCGGCTTTTCAAAGCTCCACAAACTGGCTGGAGACCGACTCGTTCGGGCAAATTAAAGGCGCCAGCATCAGCCTGAAAAACCTGTGGTTCAACACAAAGCGCTGGGCGCCGAAATTTTTTGATCTGTCGCTTCACGGCGGGCTTTTCACCGCGCTTTATCTGTCGGGTGCGGCAATCGCTTTTAAACGCGCCCGGCGCGAGCTGGCGTTTGCGGCGTTCTGGGCGGGCATGCTGTACTGTTTTTATTTTTCGACCTGGTTCCACGTCTACGGCACGACCACCGAACTGTTCCCGAAAACCAAACTGTTCCTGTTTTTTTATCCGGCGCTCGGCATACTGGCGGGTTATGCGGTGTCGTACCTTTTGAAAACCGGCAGGGCGGGAACCAGATCCGCGCTGATACTGGCAGTCTGCGCGCTGGGCTGGAACGCGGCTTATATTCCGCGCGCCGGGTTCAAGGACGCGGCTCGCGCTCTGGAAACCGGATTGCTCGCCAATCTGCCGGAAACGACACCCGAATCGTGCATGATAATAACCAACGCGCCGGTAATGGTGAACGCGTCCGGTTTTTTCCGCACCGCCTACGCGCCGCATTTCACGGCTGACGACGGTTACGCGGCCAACCTGCTGGCTGGCGAATCGTGCCTGCTTTATCTTGACGACATAACCAACGATCTCGGCGTAAAGGAATTCAACGAGGCCGACCGCTCGATAAAAGCAAAATATCGCCTGCGCGAGCGCGTGAATTTTTCGCTGCGCGGCAAAACCTACCGGCTGCTCACGGTAATCAAACCCGCGGCGCAGCCGCGCCCGAAAATTTGA